In the genome of Methylophaga nitratireducenticrescens, one region contains:
- a CDS encoding undecaprenyl-diphosphate phosphatase encodes MEIVQIIALALLQGLTEFLPISSSAHLILLPIIAGWEDQGLAFDVAVHVGTLTAVIFYFRATIRQLIFDWIRSLQQRQTVGESKLAWAVIIGTIPVGLAGLFLDDFIELFLRSPLVIAATTILFGLLLGWADWKGKRNRQEEQMGWKDIFIIGFSQALALIPGTSRSGITMTAALMLGLTREAAARFSFLLSIPVIFLAGGLETVKLIKADQATDWFALTAGAVFSAISAYICIFLFLKLLERIGMWPFVIYRLVLGGFLLFLFS; translated from the coding sequence ATGGAAATTGTACAAATCATTGCACTTGCTCTTTTACAAGGTCTGACAGAGTTTCTCCCCATTTCAAGCTCTGCGCATCTAATACTGTTACCCATTATTGCTGGATGGGAAGACCAAGGACTGGCCTTTGATGTCGCAGTGCATGTGGGCACACTGACAGCGGTTATTTTTTATTTTCGAGCGACCATCAGACAACTTATCTTTGATTGGATTCGCTCCTTGCAACAAAGACAAACTGTAGGTGAAAGTAAATTAGCCTGGGCCGTCATTATCGGAACTATCCCGGTCGGACTGGCCGGATTATTTTTGGATGACTTCATCGAGCTATTCCTACGCAGTCCGCTGGTTATTGCCGCAACAACGATTTTATTCGGTCTGTTATTAGGCTGGGCAGACTGGAAAGGCAAGCGAAATCGCCAAGAAGAACAAATGGGCTGGAAAGACATTTTTATTATTGGATTCTCCCAAGCATTGGCTCTCATCCCGGGGACTTCACGTTCAGGTATCACTATGACCGCAGCCTTGATGTTGGGATTAACACGTGAAGCTGCTGCCCGCTTCTCTTTTTTATTATCCATTCCTGTTATTTTTTTGGCAGGGGGCCTGGAAACAGTTAAACTAATCAAAGCTGATCAAGCAACGGACTGGTTCGCCTTAACTGCTGGCGCGGTATTCTCGGCCATCAGCGCTTACATCTGTATCTTTTTGTTTCTTAAACTACTCGAACGGATAGGCATGTGGCCTTTTGTCATTTACCGCTTAGTACTGGGTGGCTTTTTGCTATTCTTATTTAGTTAA
- a CDS encoding DUF3683 domain-containing protein, which translates to MSTRIREIPYNYTSFSDREIVIRYLGEPMWEILQQLREQRKTGRSANMLFEVLGDMWVISRNPYIQDDLIENRKRWDSLRHALHHRLDQIRQRATENENQLALELEHAARKAVGKFEHELLATADRRKVVMRRLSRVTKKHNICFDGLSRVSHVTDATDWRVEYPLAVIKPDTEEEMAAIIAASIELGLTVIPRGGGTGYTGGAIPLTADSVVINTEKLEGLGAVVYRKLPGRDDEVATVRAEAGVVTRRLSDLAGKNGLVFAVDPTSQDASTIGGNVAMNAGGKKAVMWGTALDNLVSWKMVTPDATWMEVERLNHNMGKIHDIEMATFRISRFHADGKTLLEAPEEIAIPAQQLRKLGLGKDVTNKFLGGLPGIQKEGCDGLITSAVFVLHRMPQFIRTVCLEFFGNDLTKAVPAIVETKNFLDNNKKVLLAGMEHLDERYVKAVDYSTKAPRSELPKMVLLIDIVGDDENAVAEASSEVVRLSNAREGEGFVAVSPEARARFWADRARTAAIAKHTNAFKINEDVVIPLERLSEYNDGIERINIIHSTQNKLRMVEAVLQFLSSQPKELKQTVKKLDDSAENDAILQSKIDTACSHLRVVQARWQEVLDNLDSVALNHKELLSDEVLNLLAETDTLFNVLQRRDLRISYRKEVEKPLKELFQGQSLEALRNKLDDIHKELRSSRLFVATHMHAGDGNVHTNIPVNSNDYQMMHEAELIVDGVMKLAGELGGVISGEHGIGLTKMQYLDKATIDAFAGYKQKVDPLGRFNAGKLLAGSGLENAYTPSLRLLQQEALILEASDLGEINNDIKDCLRCGKCKPECTTHVPRANLYYSPRDKILGTGLIMEAFLYEEQTRRGISVRHFEEMNDVADHCTICHRCLNPCPVNIDFGDVSVKLRAVLKKQGKRHLNLGTWSSMAYLNATDPLTVKVMHKTMIQMGFKAQRLAHSAAKYLGLLANKKKKPPLPTTGKTPLREQVVHFVKKPMPGNLPTRTTRGMLGLEDDKMVPILRDPNKVSEDSDAVFYFPGCGSERLFSQVGLATLAMLYEVGTETVLPPGYLCCGYPQAATGDDDKATAISTSNRVLFHRVANTLNYMDIKTVIVSCGTCMDQLLKYEFEAIFPGCRLLDIHEYLMEKGVKMEGVDGVQYLYHEPCHTPMKTYKSTNVAATLLGQQVTLNDRCCGEAGSFAVARPDIATQVRFRKEEEITKGIQELTGQDKAVKGNVKMLTSCPACQQGLSRYNEDTGIETDYIVVEVAKHVLGEQWHTQFIDNVKAGGIERVLL; encoded by the coding sequence ATGTCAACTCGTATAAGAGAAATCCCTTATAACTACACTTCTTTCTCAGATCGTGAAATCGTTATTCGATATCTGGGCGAGCCGATGTGGGAAATTCTGCAACAGTTGCGTGAACAACGCAAAACTGGACGCAGTGCGAATATGTTGTTTGAAGTTTTGGGTGATATGTGGGTTATATCGCGTAATCCTTACATTCAAGATGATTTGATTGAAAACCGTAAACGTTGGGATTCTCTCCGTCATGCTTTGCATCATCGTCTGGATCAGATCCGTCAACGTGCAACTGAAAATGAAAATCAATTAGCGCTTGAGCTTGAGCATGCAGCTCGCAAGGCAGTAGGGAAGTTTGAGCATGAGCTGCTGGCAACGGCGGATCGTCGCAAAGTGGTTATGCGCCGTCTTAGCCGTGTGACTAAAAAACACAACATCTGCTTTGATGGCTTATCTCGTGTGTCGCATGTAACAGACGCCACAGACTGGCGTGTTGAATATCCGCTGGCCGTTATCAAACCGGATACCGAAGAAGAAATGGCCGCTATTATTGCCGCCAGTATCGAGTTGGGTCTAACCGTCATTCCTCGAGGCGGTGGTACCGGCTATACCGGTGGTGCGATTCCGTTGACTGCGGATAGTGTCGTTATCAATACCGAAAAACTGGAAGGGTTAGGTGCTGTCGTTTACCGCAAGCTTCCCGGACGTGATGATGAAGTTGCTACTGTACGTGCTGAGGCCGGTGTTGTAACCCGTCGATTGTCTGATCTTGCTGGTAAAAATGGTTTGGTCTTTGCTGTGGATCCGACGTCTCAGGATGCCTCGACTATCGGCGGAAATGTGGCGATGAATGCGGGTGGTAAAAAAGCCGTTATGTGGGGAACCGCACTGGATAATCTGGTTTCCTGGAAAATGGTGACGCCCGATGCGACTTGGATGGAAGTGGAACGGCTAAATCACAATATGGGCAAAATCCATGATATTGAGATGGCGACTTTCAGAATCAGTCGCTTTCATGCAGATGGCAAAACATTGTTGGAAGCGCCTGAAGAGATTGCCATACCTGCACAGCAGTTACGCAAGTTGGGCTTGGGTAAAGATGTAACCAACAAGTTTCTGGGTGGCTTGCCTGGCATTCAGAAAGAAGGTTGCGACGGCTTGATTACCTCTGCGGTGTTTGTTCTTCACCGCATGCCACAGTTTATTCGAACGGTTTGTCTGGAGTTCTTTGGTAACGATTTGACCAAAGCTGTGCCGGCAATTGTGGAAACCAAAAACTTTCTTGATAACAACAAAAAAGTATTGCTCGCTGGTATGGAGCATTTGGATGAGCGTTACGTCAAAGCAGTGGACTACAGCACCAAAGCACCCCGTTCAGAATTACCGAAAATGGTCTTACTGATCGATATCGTCGGAGATGATGAAAACGCTGTAGCTGAAGCCAGTTCGGAAGTAGTGCGTTTATCGAATGCTCGTGAGGGCGAGGGGTTTGTGGCGGTCAGTCCTGAAGCCCGTGCCCGATTCTGGGCTGATCGGGCGCGTACCGCAGCCATTGCTAAACATACCAATGCTTTCAAAATTAATGAAGATGTGGTTATTCCACTTGAGCGTTTGTCCGAATATAACGATGGAATTGAACGCATCAACATTATTCATTCCACTCAAAATAAATTGCGCATGGTAGAAGCGGTATTGCAGTTCTTAAGCAGTCAACCAAAAGAATTGAAACAAACTGTCAAAAAACTCGATGACAGCGCTGAAAATGACGCTATTCTGCAATCGAAGATTGATACTGCCTGCAGCCATTTGCGTGTGGTACAGGCTCGCTGGCAGGAAGTCCTGGATAACCTAGATTCGGTCGCGTTGAATCATAAAGAATTGTTATCCGATGAAGTCCTGAATTTGCTGGCTGAGACCGATACTTTATTTAATGTATTGCAACGCCGAGATTTACGTATTTCTTATCGTAAAGAGGTTGAAAAACCACTGAAAGAACTGTTTCAGGGACAATCTCTGGAGGCGTTGCGTAACAAATTGGATGATATTCATAAGGAGTTACGTTCAAGCCGACTGTTTGTTGCCACCCATATGCATGCCGGTGACGGTAATGTGCATACGAATATTCCGGTGAACTCAAACGACTATCAGATGATGCATGAAGCTGAACTGATCGTTGATGGGGTAATGAAGCTGGCAGGTGAATTAGGAGGCGTTATCTCTGGTGAGCATGGAATTGGTCTGACCAAAATGCAATATCTGGATAAAGCCACTATAGATGCTTTTGCTGGATATAAACAGAAGGTGGATCCACTAGGCCGTTTCAATGCCGGTAAACTGCTCGCTGGCTCAGGCCTGGAAAACGCTTACACACCTTCTTTGAGATTACTGCAACAGGAAGCACTAATTCTTGAAGCCAGCGATTTGGGTGAGATTAATAACGATATCAAGGATTGCCTGCGTTGTGGTAAATGTAAGCCAGAATGTACCACCCATGTACCGCGTGCCAATTTGTATTATTCACCCCGCGACAAGATCCTGGGTACAGGTTTGATTATGGAAGCATTCCTCTATGAGGAACAAACCCGCCGTGGCATTTCAGTACGTCATTTTGAAGAAATGAATGATGTAGCCGATCACTGCACAATTTGTCATCGCTGTCTAAACCCATGCCCGGTCAATATAGACTTTGGTGATGTATCAGTGAAGTTGCGGGCTGTGTTGAAGAAACAGGGCAAACGTCATTTGAATCTGGGAACATGGTCGTCAATGGCGTATTTGAATGCTACGGACCCTTTGACCGTTAAAGTTATGCATAAAACCATGATTCAAATGGGGTTCAAAGCTCAACGTCTGGCACACTCGGCAGCTAAATATCTGGGACTTCTGGCTAACAAAAAGAAAAAGCCTCCCTTACCCACTACAGGTAAAACACCATTACGTGAACAGGTTGTTCATTTTGTTAAAAAACCCATGCCGGGTAATCTGCCGACGCGAACCACGCGTGGCATGCTGGGACTGGAAGATGACAAAATGGTACCGATTCTGCGGGATCCAAACAAGGTCAGTGAAGATTCCGATGCGGTATTTTATTTCCCTGGCTGTGGTTCAGAACGACTGTTCAGTCAGGTGGGGCTGGCAACTCTGGCGATGTTATATGAAGTAGGTACTGAAACGGTGTTACCTCCCGGGTATTTATGTTGCGGTTATCCACAGGCTGCTACCGGTGATGATGACAAAGCTACAGCTATTTCCACCAGTAATCGGGTGTTATTCCATCGAGTGGCCAATACGCTGAATTATATGGATATCAAGACCGTTATCGTGTCTTGTGGAACCTGCATGGACCAACTGCTCAAATATGAATTTGAAGCAATTTTTCCGGGCTGCCGCTTATTGGATATTCATGAGTATCTGATGGAGAAAGGCGTCAAGATGGAAGGGGTTGATGGTGTGCAATATCTCTATCATGAGCCTTGCCACACACCAATGAAGACCTATAAATCTACCAATGTGGCCGCTACATTACTGGGTCAGCAGGTGACATTGAATGATCGTTGCTGTGGTGAGGCGGGGTCGTTTGCTGTCGCTCGTCCGGACATTGCCACTCAGGTACGATTCCGCAAGGAAGAAGAGATCACCAAGGGCATTCAAGAGTTGACCGGTCAGGACAAGGCAGTCAAAGGTAATGTGAAAATGCTGACTTCCTGTCCGGCCTGTCAGCAGGGTCTGTCACGCTACAACGAAGATACCGGTATTGAAACCGATTATATTGTGGTGGAAGTGGCTAAACACGTGTTAGGTGAACAATGGCATACACAGTTTATTGATAACGTGAAAGCAGGAGGTATTGAGCGGGTACTGCTTTAG
- a CDS encoding YbaN family protein produces the protein MKKRIKHFLIFSCGWLCVILGIIGAFLPVMPTTPFMILALGCFAETSPRFHAMLLNNRWIGGPLKQWDQTKTVRRRTKIQALIMLIIAFGFSITLLWGHIELQLMLLVLAAVMIGFVLRLKEAEPKYED, from the coding sequence ATGAAAAAAAGAATCAAACATTTTTTAATTTTCAGCTGTGGCTGGTTATGCGTCATTTTAGGAATAATTGGCGCATTTTTGCCGGTGATGCCAACTACGCCATTTATGATTCTTGCCTTGGGTTGTTTTGCCGAGACCTCACCACGGTTTCACGCTATGTTGTTAAATAACCGGTGGATAGGCGGCCCCCTCAAACAATGGGATCAAACCAAAACCGTACGGCGTCGTACCAAAATCCAGGCACTTATTATGCTGATCATCGCCTTTGGCTTTTCAATCACCTTGTTATGGGGACATATTGAATTGCAATTGATGCTTTTGGTCTTAGCGGCGGTAATGATAGGGTTTGTGCTGAGATTAAAAGAAGCAGAGCCGAAATATGAAGATTGA
- a CDS encoding HopJ type III effector protein yields the protein MDLATFLNTLTDNPSAIDFEDTIAVIDANYQFNPTAFHNGELHNDAGENNGSCKILFFGILHELGESQTLACFGRYYRSDVLLNPKGEDHQNIRNFLRYGWDRVSFNGEVLTPMH from the coding sequence ATGGATTTAGCGACATTTCTCAACACGTTGACTGATAATCCGTCCGCAATTGATTTCGAAGATACCATTGCGGTAATTGATGCCAATTACCAGTTCAACCCAACTGCATTTCATAACGGTGAGCTGCATAATGATGCTGGAGAGAATAATGGATCATGCAAAATTCTGTTTTTTGGCATTTTGCATGAATTGGGGGAATCGCAGACCTTAGCCTGTTTTGGACGTTATTATCGTAGCGATGTTTTGCTGAATCCCAAAGGTGAAGACCATCAGAATATCCGTAACTTTCTGCGTTATGGCTGGGATCGTGTCAGCTTCAATGGCGAGGTATTAACGCCCATGCATTAA
- a CDS encoding Slp family lipoprotein produces the protein MRILTVLLIFMLAGCAATQPSIYAKSHNDIAYEEVLQNFESYEQQTVRWGGMIAHVANYENFSELTIVQFPLTRYGVPISSEKSAGRFIVRSENFLDPMIYSPEKLATFIGTVNSLQLQKVDQKMLSLPLITLEESHVWPQKDPESSRPYNPKHDAPFLGYGYYGTGSYSP, from the coding sequence ATGCGAATTTTAACGGTATTACTGATATTTATGCTGGCAGGCTGTGCGGCGACACAACCCTCGATATACGCAAAATCCCATAATGACATCGCTTATGAAGAGGTGCTGCAGAATTTTGAATCATATGAGCAGCAAACGGTACGTTGGGGTGGAATGATTGCTCATGTAGCGAATTATGAGAATTTTTCAGAATTGACCATCGTACAGTTCCCATTAACGCGTTATGGTGTCCCCATCTCAAGTGAAAAAAGTGCTGGTCGGTTTATTGTTCGAAGTGAAAATTTTCTCGATCCAATGATTTATTCCCCAGAGAAACTGGCGACCTTTATTGGTACCGTTAACTCACTACAACTGCAAAAAGTCGACCAAAAAATGTTATCGCTACCGTTGATTACACTCGAGGAAAGTCACGTGTGGCCACAAAAAGATCCTGAGTCTTCACGGCCCTATAATCCAAAGCATGATGCGCCATTTTTAGGCTATGGCTATTATGGAACTGGCTCTTACTCTCCATAA
- the rplM gene encoding 50S ribosomal protein L13 has product MKTLSAKPAEVRRDWFVIDADGKTLGRMATEIARRLRGKHKAIYTPHVDTGDYIVVVNAEKLRVSGNKMKDKIYYHHTGHIGGIKSISLEKQLDKAPERVIQTAVKGMLPKNPLGRAMFSKLKVYAGTEHPHAAQQPKMLEI; this is encoded by the coding sequence ATGAAAACCTTAAGTGCAAAACCAGCAGAAGTTCGTCGCGACTGGTTCGTAATTGATGCCGATGGCAAAACTCTGGGCCGTATGGCAACAGAAATCGCTCGCCGTCTGCGCGGCAAACACAAAGCTATTTATACTCCTCATGTTGATACCGGCGATTACATCGTTGTTGTTAATGCTGAGAAACTGCGTGTTTCTGGCAACAAAATGAAAGATAAAATTTACTACCATCACACAGGTCACATTGGTGGTATTAAATCTATCTCACTGGAAAAACAATTGGATAAAGCGCCTGAGCGTGTTATTCAAACAGCAGTGAAAGGCATGTTGCCTAAAAATCCTCTGGGCCGTGCAATGTTCAGCAAGCTGAAAGTTTATGCTGGTACTGAACATCCACACGCAGCTCAACAACCTAAAATGCTGGAAATTTAA
- the rpsI gene encoding 30S ribosomal protein S9, whose amino-acid sequence MADSYYATGRRKSSTARVFMKPGSGNITINTRSLEDYFGRETSRMVVRQPLELVEMLDKVDLKITVRGGGNNGQAGAIRHGISRALVEYNSELKTDLRSAGFITRDARAVERKKIGLHKARKKPQFSKR is encoded by the coding sequence ATGGCAGATTCTTACTACGCTACAGGCCGTCGCAAAAGTTCAACCGCTCGTGTATTCATGAAGCCAGGCAGCGGCAACATCACCATCAACACACGCAGCCTTGAAGATTACTTCGGTCGTGAAACATCTCGCATGGTTGTTCGTCAGCCACTTGAACTGGTTGAAATGCTTGACAAAGTTGACTTAAAAATCACCGTTCGTGGTGGTGGTAACAACGGCCAAGCTGGTGCGATTCGTCATGGTATCAGCCGCGCGCTTGTTGAATATAACAGTGAACTGAAAACTGACCTACGTAGCGCAGGCTTCATCACTCGTGATGCACGTGCTGTTGAACGTAAGAAAATTGGTCTGCATAAAGCACGTAAGAAACCACAGTTCTCAAAACGTTAA
- the lpxL gene encoding LpxL/LpxP family Kdo(2)-lipid IV(A) lauroyl/palmitoleoyl acyltransferase translates to MRISIYLPKSWQLFAGHSLGRLMRLFMKDRERVAKRNLELCFPEMSLKARKDLLNENMLTMGMMPIETAISWWASDKSLNKRVEYHGLEHIQNALAKGKGVLLLTGHFTSMELGGRLIMLKQPCYVMFRELKSPLFNAVMMHQRQRHSEGIILQADMRGMLRALKKNNVVWYAPDQDFGRRTSVFAKFFGVNAATIPATARLAKMSGAAVVPYVPRRLPNGNYVIDIGPAWENYPIGDELADAQRVNDWVEAEIKKTPTQYLWVHRRFKTQPEGKGLLYKKLRG, encoded by the coding sequence ATGCGCATCTCTATTTATTTGCCCAAATCCTGGCAATTGTTTGCGGGTCATAGTTTGGGTCGTCTAATGCGATTATTTATGAAGGATCGTGAGCGTGTCGCCAAGCGAAACCTTGAACTATGCTTCCCTGAAATGAGCCTTAAAGCACGAAAAGACTTACTGAATGAAAATATGCTGACCATGGGCATGATGCCAATTGAGACGGCTATAAGCTGGTGGGCCAGCGACAAGAGCCTCAATAAACGAGTCGAATACCATGGACTTGAACATATTCAGAATGCGTTGGCCAAAGGAAAAGGGGTTTTATTACTGACAGGACACTTTACCAGTATGGAGCTAGGTGGCCGCTTAATCATGCTTAAACAACCTTGTTATGTCATGTTTCGCGAGCTTAAAAGCCCACTATTTAATGCTGTTATGATGCATCAGCGTCAGCGTCATAGTGAAGGCATAATACTGCAAGCAGATATGCGGGGTATGTTACGGGCATTAAAAAAGAATAATGTGGTGTGGTACGCACCGGATCAGGATTTTGGCCGGAGAACCAGTGTTTTTGCCAAATTTTTCGGTGTAAATGCCGCCACTATTCCAGCAACAGCACGGCTTGCCAAAATGAGTGGTGCAGCCGTTGTACCATATGTACCAAGACGCTTGCCCAATGGAAATTATGTGATTGATATTGGACCAGCCTGGGAAAACTACCCAATTGGTGATGAACTGGCTGATGCGCAAAGAGTAAATGACTGGGTAGAAGCAGAAATAAAAAAAACGCCGACACAGTACTTATGGGTACATCGGCGATTTAAAACCCAGCCAGAGGGCAAAGGGTTACTCTATAAAAAGCTCAGGGGCTAA
- a CDS encoding nitroreductase, with the protein MKIDELIKQRHSTRAFLDKTVSDKLIHEILDIARHAPSGANTQPWQVAVVTGNTKQQLSESLIHAFREGHASRPDYVYYPETWQSPYIDRRRACGLQLYQSLQIDRKDKHAQRKQWEANYRAFDAPVMLLFFMDAEMQTGSFLDLGMFIQNLMLIAQDKGLATCPQAALAEYPENVKKILEYPADTILVCGMAIGYEDPHAAVNKYRTAREPVTEFSRFFY; encoded by the coding sequence ATGAAGATTGATGAGCTTATCAAACAACGTCATAGCACCCGGGCATTTCTGGATAAAACGGTAAGCGATAAACTTATCCATGAAATCCTCGATATTGCCCGTCATGCTCCTTCCGGCGCCAATACCCAGCCCTGGCAAGTAGCAGTCGTGACCGGCAACACCAAACAACAACTCTCTGAGAGTCTTATTCACGCTTTCAGAGAAGGTCATGCGTCCAGACCAGACTATGTTTATTATCCCGAGACCTGGCAGTCGCCGTATATAGATCGTCGTCGTGCCTGTGGTTTACAGCTTTATCAGAGTTTGCAGATTGACCGGAAAGACAAACACGCCCAACGGAAACAATGGGAAGCCAATTATCGGGCTTTTGACGCACCGGTGATGCTGCTGTTTTTTATGGATGCCGAGATGCAGACCGGATCATTTCTGGATTTGGGTATGTTTATACAGAATTTGATGCTGATAGCACAGGATAAAGGCCTGGCAACCTGTCCGCAGGCCGCTCTGGCGGAATACCCTGAAAATGTTAAAAAAATTCTGGAGTATCCTGCTGACACTATTCTGGTGTGTGGTATGGCAATAGGTTATGAAGATCCTCATGCTGCGGTCAATAAATACCGAACTGCTCGTGAACCAGTGACCGAATTTTCCCGCTTTTTTTATTGA
- a CDS encoding acyloxyacyl hydrolase, translating to MKKQGIVGILGLLACFSVEAQSPEVAISAGSFEVFESDNSLELGVEYRFASQDSFFNLIPAVGVSANSDGGYWVHAGARYDINMGEKWVLTPQLAGVAYEDGDGQDLGSGFLFRSGIELGYRINPSSRIALTLYHMSNADLAKNNPGSESLMFSYSFSPFYR from the coding sequence ATGAAAAAACAGGGCATTGTCGGAATTTTAGGATTGCTGGCCTGCTTTAGCGTTGAAGCACAATCTCCAGAAGTGGCTATCTCTGCAGGCAGTTTTGAAGTTTTTGAGAGTGATAATTCACTCGAGTTGGGCGTCGAATATCGATTTGCCTCGCAGGACTCATTCTTTAATCTCATTCCAGCCGTTGGGGTGAGTGCCAATTCTGACGGCGGCTACTGGGTACATGCCGGCGCCCGCTACGATATAAACATGGGAGAAAAATGGGTGTTAACACCCCAGTTGGCAGGTGTAGCGTATGAAGATGGTGATGGTCAGGATTTAGGCAGTGGGTTTTTATTTCGCTCAGGCATTGAACTGGGTTATCGAATCAATCCATCTTCACGCATAGCTTTGACCCTCTACCATATGTCTAATGCTGATCTGGCCAAAAATAATCCTGGCTCTGAATCATTAATGTTTAGCTACAGTTTTTCACCATTCTATCGTTAG
- the ylqF gene encoding ribosome biogenesis GTPase YlqF — MAIQWFPGHMHKAGLEMKKILPQMDLIIEVLDARLPYSSSNPMLAAIRGDKPCLKVLNKADLADPQLTEIWQQYLEQEQGIKTLVLSANETSRGKELIAMCQKMVPHKASSVKKIQALIMGIPNVGKSTLINALAGRQIAKTGNEPAVTKVQQRIIVDDVVVLHDTPGVLWPNLENHDSGYRLAITHAIKETAFENHDIALYAVKYLMQQYPQALFSRFHVDDITDHEQTMLEKMAQKRGCIKTGGVADIERISKILLTELRNGQLGKLTLETPEMTEREWLQVIQRREEKAAKKAARKNKR, encoded by the coding sequence ATGGCAATTCAGTGGTTCCCCGGACATATGCATAAAGCCGGGCTGGAGATGAAAAAGATCCTGCCGCAGATGGATTTGATTATTGAAGTGCTGGATGCCCGACTTCCTTATAGTAGTTCCAATCCCATGCTTGCGGCTATTCGAGGTGATAAGCCCTGCCTTAAGGTGTTGAACAAGGCCGATCTGGCGGATCCGCAACTGACTGAAATCTGGCAACAATATCTTGAGCAGGAACAGGGGATCAAAACCCTGGTTCTGTCTGCCAATGAGACTTCTCGTGGCAAGGAATTAATTGCGATGTGCCAAAAAATGGTACCGCATAAAGCCAGCAGTGTTAAAAAAATTCAGGCACTGATTATGGGCATTCCCAATGTTGGTAAATCGACATTGATAAATGCACTTGCCGGGCGACAGATTGCCAAAACCGGTAATGAGCCTGCTGTGACCAAGGTTCAACAACGTATTATCGTTGATGATGTGGTGGTCTTACATGATACACCGGGTGTGTTATGGCCCAATCTGGAAAATCATGACAGTGGGTATCGTTTGGCCATTACCCATGCTATTAAAGAAACTGCGTTTGAGAATCATGATATTGCCTTATACGCCGTCAAGTATCTTATGCAGCAATATCCTCAAGCCTTGTTCAGTAGATTTCATGTCGATGACATCACTGACCATGAGCAAACGATGCTGGAAAAAATGGCCCAGAAACGTGGTTGTATTAAAACCGGTGGTGTGGCCGATATTGAACGGATAAGTAAGATTCTGCTTACTGAATTACGCAATGGTCAGCTTGGCAAGCTGACGCTGGAAACACCCGAGATGACAGAACGGGAGTGGTTGCAGGTAATACAGAGACGTGAAGAAAAAGCGGCCAAAAAAGCGGCACGTAAAAATAAACGGTGA